The following are encoded together in the Brassica napus cultivar Da-Ae chromosome A9, Da-Ae, whole genome shotgun sequence genome:
- the LOC106415925 gene encoding GATA transcription factor 8, whose translation MFGQSFPEDIDCGNFFDNMDDILDFPGCDMDVGFNIGDSDSFPNIWTNHQDTWPAASDPLFSSNTNSDSSPELYVPFEDIVKVERPASFVSESLVAKKEDSFSTNTDSSSSHSQFRSSSPVSVLESSSSSSQTTNATSLVLSGKHGRPRTKRPRPPVQEMDRVNVCGADSRLIVRIPKQFLSDHSKMITKKKKKKAKVTSSYSSSGIDLETNGSNNNNNVDSYDSEQHPVRKCMHCEVTKTPQWRLGPMGPKTLCNACGVRYKSGRLFPEYRPANSPTFTPALHSNSHKKVAEMRSKRCSGGSYTNEESDLQDLIPNNAYIGVD comes from the exons ATGTTTGGACAAAGCTTCCCGGAGGATATTGATTGTGGCAACTTCTTTGACAACATGGACGACATTCTTGACTTTCCCGGTTGTGATATGGATGTCGGTTTCAACATCGGTGACTCCGACTCTTTCCCTAACATCTGGACCAATCATCAGGACACATGGCCCGCCGCTTCTGACCCTCTCTTCTCTTCCAACACAAACTCTGACTCATCACCTGAGCTCTATGTTCCG TTTGAAGATATTGTGAAAGTGGAAAGGCCAGCAAGCTTTGTATCGGAGTCTTTGGTCGCGAAGAAGGAAGATTCGTTTTCCACAAACACGGACTCATCTTCTTCTCACAGCCAGTTCAGGAGCTCAAGTCCAGTGTCGGTACTCGAAAGCAGCTCCTCATCGTCTCAAACCACCAACGCAACCTCACTTGTCCTCTCTGGAAAGCACGGTCGTCCACGCACAAAACGCCCTCGCCCACCGGTTCAGGAGATGGACAGAGTCAATGTTTGCGGGGCGGATTCGCGTCTCATCGTTAGAATACCAAAGCAGTTTCTCTCTGACCACAGCAAGATGatcaccaagaagaagaagaagaaggccaaGGTTACTTCTTCCTATTCTTCGTCGGGGATTGATCTTGAAACCAACggaagcaacaacaacaacaacgttGATTCATATGATTCAGAGCAGCATCCGGTTAGGAAATGTATGCACTGTGAGGTCACCAAGACTCCACAGTGGAGGCTTGGGCCTATGGGTCCAAAGACGCTTTGCAACGCGTGTGGCGTGCGTTACAAGTCTGGAAGGCTTTTCCCGGAGTACCGTCCAGCTAATAGTCCAACATTCACTCCAGCTCTTCACTCAAACTCACACAAGAAGGTGGCTGAAATGAGAAGCAAGAGATGCAGCGGTGGAAGCTACACAAACGAAGAGAGTGATCTGCAAGATTTGATTCCGAACAATGCCTACATTGGTGTGGATTAA